In a genomic window of Roseiflexus castenholzii DSM 13941:
- a CDS encoding dipeptide epimerase: MTTPTTIRSLTVTPLDIPLHEPFGIAGGAQEMAHNLLITVELTDGTRGYGEAAPFPAFNGETQETARAAILAAQPIVEGADAREWRRIALALPAIPGMTGSARCAIETALLDALTRRARLPLWAFFGGMATTLETDVTVTIGSVAAAARAAQAIVARGVTTIKIKIGAGDPETTTIRTMEHDLARIVAIRDVAPDARLILDGNCGYTADDALRLLDMLSVHGIVPVLFEQPVAKDDEAGLRRLTAARRVPIAADESASSAADVARLAQSGAVDVINIKLMKCGIVEALDIAAIARVAGLRLMIGGMVESFLAMTVSACFAAGQGGFAFVDLDTPLFLAENPFVGGMTYRGGVIDLGAIHAGHGVTLPA, from the coding sequence ATGACCACACCCACAACCATTCGCTCTCTGACCGTGACCCCCCTTGACATCCCGCTCCACGAACCGTTCGGCATTGCCGGCGGCGCCCAGGAAATGGCGCACAATCTGCTGATCACCGTCGAGTTGACGGACGGCACGCGCGGCTACGGCGAAGCAGCGCCGTTTCCGGCGTTCAACGGCGAGACGCAGGAAACGGCGCGCGCGGCGATCCTGGCGGCGCAACCGATTGTCGAAGGCGCCGACGCGCGCGAGTGGCGGCGGATTGCGCTGGCGCTCCCCGCTATTCCTGGCATGACCGGTTCGGCGCGTTGCGCCATTGAGACTGCCCTGCTCGATGCGTTGACGCGCCGCGCGCGCCTGCCGCTCTGGGCATTCTTCGGCGGCATGGCGACGACCCTGGAAACGGATGTGACCGTCACCATCGGCAGCGTGGCGGCGGCGGCGCGCGCGGCGCAGGCGATTGTCGCGCGCGGCGTCACCACGATCAAGATCAAGATCGGCGCCGGCGATCCAGAGACCACCACGATCCGCACGATGGAACACGACCTGGCGCGGATTGTCGCTATCCGGGATGTCGCGCCGGATGCGCGCCTGATCCTCGACGGCAACTGCGGCTATACCGCCGATGATGCGCTTCGATTGCTCGATATGCTGAGCGTTCACGGCATTGTTCCGGTCCTGTTCGAGCAACCGGTGGCGAAGGATGATGAAGCCGGATTGCGTCGTCTGACCGCCGCGCGCCGTGTGCCCATCGCCGCCGATGAAAGCGCATCGAGCGCCGCCGATGTTGCGCGGTTGGCGCAGTCCGGCGCCGTTGATGTGATCAACATCAAATTGATGAAATGTGGCATTGTTGAAGCGCTCGACATCGCCGCGATTGCACGCGTTGCAGGCTTGCGCCTGATGATCGGCGGAATGGTCGAGTCGTTTCTGGCAATGACCGTCTCTGCCTGTTTTGCCGCCGGTCAGGGCGGCTTCGCTTTCGTAGACCTGGACACGCCCCTTTTTCTGGCAGAGAACCCCTTCGTCGGCGGTATGACCTATCGTGGCGGCGTCATCGATCTGGGGGCGATCCATGCCGGGCACGGCGTCACGCTGCCTGCTTGA
- the alr gene encoding alanine racemase, which yields MIDLDDLLAVGGRLTAPPVTRRFTGFSYDSRLTGVGELFLALRTPRDDGHAYITDALASGAAGIVCATPPTESANATVIIADDPALLAARWAAVRLRQVAPLVVGVTGSVGKTSTTRAIAAVLAGIAPTFRSRRSFNSLIGLPVSLARLQDDHRFAVLEYGTAYPGELRRLTTLFPPQIAVVTSASPMRLSAFGSVAGLTREFGALVEALPADGWAVLNGDDPTVAALRAVTLAQVLTFGAGGGCDLRAETLRFGLDGTQVRLSYGGASVDAAIPLLGEPAVGAALAAVGVGLACGMSLEQAAARLAHIEPPAGRLRPHPARNGAILLDDTVGAEPAAMLAALRTLAALPARRRIAVLGDLPADSDDPRNEKNVCTAIGTLAAQVADVLIWKGDAGTSVIHAARQIRPDLPATIVHTIAAALEAVPSDTGEGDLILVCGGAAARLERLVAALVAPSVNVAQALVRQDAGWRAARIADPARPTWVRVDLDAIRDNVRALRAIAGVPLMAVLKADAYGHGAVRAARAALAGGAMALAVATLGEARTLREAGIGAPILALGYTPPWQVAQAARLGIVLTVFDPDTARACAAAAAIGLNVTMHVEVDTGMARTGVSVEELGPFLRLLTDLPGVRVEGLYTHFADADAADLSAAEAQLRRFCATLDAITSAGLRPPIVHAANSAALLRLPGARFDMVRPGIACYGLAPSPHTPLPPTLRPALSFHAEVAQVRDLPPGAPVSYGGTFVTRRASRIATIPVGYADGLRRAPAWREVLVRRRRAPIVGRICMDYAMIDVTDIPGVRRGDQVTLIGSQGDERLTADEIAGWLGTISYDVVATILPRVPREVGE from the coding sequence ATGATTGACCTCGACGATCTCCTGGCGGTCGGCGGACGATTGACAGCGCCTCCGGTTACGCGCCGCTTTACCGGTTTTTCGTATGACTCGCGTCTGACGGGCGTGGGCGAATTGTTCCTTGCGTTGCGCACTCCGCGCGACGATGGGCATGCCTACATCACCGACGCGCTGGCATCTGGCGCTGCCGGCATCGTCTGTGCGACGCCGCCGACGGAGAGCGCCAACGCAACGGTCATCATCGCCGACGATCCGGCGTTGCTCGCGGCGCGTTGGGCTGCGGTGCGCTTGCGCCAGGTTGCGCCGCTGGTCGTTGGAGTGACCGGCAGCGTCGGCAAAACTTCGACAACCCGCGCCATCGCTGCGGTTCTGGCAGGCATCGCGCCAACCTTTCGCAGTCGCCGCAGTTTCAATTCGCTGATCGGATTGCCGGTATCGCTCGCGCGCCTCCAGGACGATCACCGCTTCGCGGTGCTGGAATACGGAACGGCGTATCCGGGCGAACTCCGGCGCCTGACGACGCTGTTTCCGCCTCAGATAGCGGTCGTGACCTCTGCCAGCCCGATGCGTTTATCGGCATTCGGCTCGGTGGCGGGGCTAACGCGCGAGTTTGGCGCGCTGGTTGAGGCGCTGCCTGCCGATGGTTGGGCAGTGCTCAACGGCGATGATCCGACAGTGGCGGCGCTGCGCGCGGTGACGCTGGCGCAAGTGCTGACATTCGGCGCCGGCGGAGGGTGTGATCTGCGCGCAGAGACGCTTCGGTTCGGTCTCGACGGCACACAGGTGCGCCTGTCCTACGGCGGCGCATCGGTTGATGCCGCCATTCCGCTGCTTGGCGAACCGGCAGTCGGCGCAGCGTTGGCGGCAGTCGGCGTGGGGCTGGCGTGCGGAATGAGTCTGGAACAGGCGGCTGCGCGGCTGGCGCACATCGAGCCGCCTGCCGGTCGTCTGCGTCCGCATCCGGCGCGCAACGGCGCGATACTGCTCGACGACACGGTCGGCGCAGAACCGGCGGCGATGCTGGCGGCGCTGCGCACCCTGGCGGCGCTCCCGGCGCGCCGCCGGATCGCGGTGCTCGGCGATCTTCCTGCCGATAGTGATGATCCCCGCAATGAAAAAAACGTCTGCACCGCCATCGGAACCCTTGCTGCGCAGGTCGCCGATGTGTTGATCTGGAAAGGGGACGCCGGAACTTCGGTCATCCACGCGGCGCGGCAGATTCGTCCCGACCTGCCGGCGACTATCGTACACACGATTGCGGCGGCGCTCGAAGCCGTGCCTTCCGACACTGGCGAAGGCGACCTGATACTGGTGTGCGGCGGCGCAGCCGCGCGCCTGGAACGCCTGGTCGCCGCGCTCGTCGCTCCTTCAGTGAATGTCGCGCAGGCGCTGGTGCGCCAGGATGCCGGTTGGCGCGCCGCGCGCATCGCCGACCCCGCCCGGCCAACGTGGGTGCGCGTCGATCTGGACGCGATCCGCGACAATGTGCGCGCGCTGCGCGCGATTGCCGGCGTGCCGCTCATGGCAGTCCTCAAGGCGGATGCCTACGGTCACGGCGCGGTGCGTGCCGCGCGCGCGGCCCTGGCCGGCGGCGCAATGGCGCTGGCAGTGGCGACGCTTGGCGAGGCGCGGACGCTGCGGGAAGCCGGAATTGGCGCACCCATTCTGGCGCTCGGCTACACGCCGCCATGGCAGGTGGCGCAGGCGGCGCGCCTGGGAATCGTGCTGACGGTCTTCGACCCAGACACGGCGCGCGCGTGTGCGGCTGCGGCAGCGATTGGATTGAACGTTACGATGCACGTCGAGGTGGATACCGGCATGGCGCGCACCGGAGTGAGCGTCGAGGAGTTGGGACCATTTTTGCGGTTGCTCACCGATCTGCCCGGTGTGCGCGTCGAGGGGTTGTACACCCATTTTGCCGATGCCGACGCTGCCGATCTGAGCGCCGCAGAAGCGCAACTTCGCCGCTTTTGCGCAACGCTGGACGCGATCACGTCTGCCGGATTGCGCCCGCCAATAGTTCACGCTGCCAACAGCGCGGCACTGTTGCGCCTGCCTGGGGCGCGGTTCGATATGGTGCGCCCCGGTATCGCGTGCTATGGGCTGGCGCCGTCACCACACACGCCACTGCCACCAACACTGCGACCCGCGCTTTCGTTCCATGCCGAGGTGGCGCAGGTGCGTGATCTTCCGCCGGGAGCGCCGGTGTCGTATGGCGGAACATTCGTCACCCGGCGCGCCTCCCGCATAGCCACAATCCCGGTCGGATACGCTGACGGTTTGCGCCGGGCGCCGGCATGGCGCGAGGTTCTGGTGCGCAGACGGCGCGCACCGATTGTCGGGCGCATCTGCATGGACTATGCGATGATCGATGTCACCGACATTCCCGGCGTTCGGCGCGGCGATCAGGTGACGCTCATCGGGTCGCAGGGCGACGAACGGCTCACGGCGGATGAGATTGCCGGATGGCTGGGAACGATCAGTTATGATGTGGTGGCAACCATTCTGCCGCGCGTGCCGCGAGAAGTCGGAGAATAA
- a CDS encoding ABC transporter ATP-binding protein yields the protein MALLEAKHVTKQFGGLTAVNDVSLTIDEGSIVSVIGPNGAGKTTFFNVLTGIYKPTKGAILFDGKDITGLRPDQITALGICRTFQNIRLFNAMTVLENVLVGMHTRLNAGLWQILFGTPSVRAEERVSLDRARELLRFVNLDHQRNQLARNLPYGDQRRLEIARALASSPKMILLDEPTAGMNPQETAEATDLIRRLRDELGITVVLIEHDMRVVMTISERITVLDYGTKIAEGLPEEIRSNPRVIEAYLGKGAAAHGVEQVGG from the coding sequence GTGGCGCTTCTGGAAGCAAAACATGTCACCAAGCAGTTTGGCGGTCTCACCGCAGTGAATGATGTGTCGCTCACTATCGACGAAGGGAGCATCGTGAGCGTCATTGGTCCCAACGGCGCAGGGAAGACGACGTTTTTCAATGTGCTGACGGGGATTTATAAGCCGACGAAGGGTGCGATCCTGTTCGATGGCAAAGATATTACTGGTTTGCGTCCCGACCAGATCACGGCGCTGGGCATCTGCCGCACATTTCAGAACATTCGCCTGTTCAATGCGATGACGGTGCTCGAAAATGTGCTGGTGGGCATGCACACGCGCCTGAACGCTGGTTTGTGGCAGATTCTGTTTGGGACGCCGTCGGTTCGCGCCGAGGAACGGGTATCGCTCGACCGCGCGCGCGAGTTGCTCCGGTTTGTTAATCTCGATCATCAGCGCAATCAATTGGCGCGCAACCTGCCATATGGCGATCAGCGCCGCCTGGAAATTGCGCGGGCGTTGGCATCGTCGCCGAAAATGATCCTGCTCGATGAGCCAACAGCAGGCATGAATCCGCAGGAGACCGCTGAGGCGACCGATCTGATCCGTCGGCTGCGCGATGAACTGGGCATCACGGTGGTGCTGATCGAACACGATATGCGCGTGGTGATGACGATTTCGGAACGCATCACCGTGCTCGATTACGGCACCAAAATTGCCGAAGGCTTGCCCGAAGAGATTCGTTCTAACCCGCGTGTGATTGAGGCGTACCTGGGTAAAGGCGCCGCCGCCCACGGGGTGGAGCAGGTGGGAGGTTGA
- the glnA gene encoding type I glutamate--ammonia ligase: MGMTPKDVLAMIKEHDIKMVDVRFTDIPGTWQHFSLPASALTEDDFVNGIGFDGSSIRGFQAINESDMLVVPDPNTAFIDPMLKIPTLALICDIRDPITGEQYTRDPRFIARKAEEYLRNTGIADTAYFGPEAEFFLFNDVRFDQGSHFGYYFLDSDEGIWNSGADRHGKNLAYRPRYKEGYFPCPPLDTLQDVRSQITLNMMAAGIEVEVHHHEVATAGQCEIDMRFDSLLNMADKLIKYKYIVKNTAREFGLTATFMPKPLFGDNGSGMHCHQSLWKEGQPLFYDPKGYALLSDTARWYIGGILTHAPALLAICAPTTNSYRRLVPGFEAPINLVYSQRNRSAAVRIPTYSDSPKARRIEFRAPDPTCNPYLAFAAMLMAGIDGIKKRIEPPPPLDVDIYELSAEEKAHIRGTPGSLAESLDALEADHAFLLEGGVFTSDVIETYLDYKRSRELIQVAIRPHPYEFFMYFDA, from the coding sequence ATGGGCATGACACCAAAAGACGTCCTGGCGATGATCAAGGAGCACGACATCAAGATGGTCGATGTGCGCTTCACCGACATCCCGGGCACGTGGCAACACTTCTCATTGCCTGCGAGCGCACTGACAGAAGATGATTTTGTGAACGGCATCGGTTTTGATGGATCATCGATCCGCGGTTTTCAGGCAATCAACGAGAGCGACATGCTGGTCGTTCCCGATCCAAACACTGCGTTTATCGACCCGATGCTGAAAATCCCGACGCTGGCATTAATCTGCGACATTCGCGATCCCATCACCGGCGAACAGTACACGCGCGATCCCCGCTTTATCGCGCGAAAGGCGGAAGAGTATCTGCGCAACACCGGCATCGCCGACACTGCCTACTTCGGACCAGAAGCTGAGTTTTTCCTGTTCAACGATGTGCGTTTTGATCAGGGCAGCCATTTTGGCTACTATTTCCTCGATAGCGATGAAGGCATCTGGAACAGCGGGGCCGACCGGCATGGCAAGAATCTGGCGTATCGCCCGCGCTACAAAGAGGGCTACTTCCCTTGTCCGCCGCTTGACACGTTGCAAGATGTTCGCTCGCAGATCACCCTCAACATGATGGCGGCGGGGATTGAGGTTGAGGTGCATCACCACGAAGTGGCAACCGCCGGTCAATGCGAGATCGATATGCGCTTCGACTCGTTGCTGAACATGGCGGATAAACTCATCAAGTACAAGTACATCGTCAAGAACACAGCGCGCGAGTTTGGGTTGACCGCTACTTTCATGCCCAAGCCGCTCTTTGGCGACAATGGCAGCGGGATGCACTGTCACCAGAGCCTCTGGAAAGAAGGGCAGCCGCTCTTCTATGATCCGAAAGGGTATGCGCTCCTTTCGGACACGGCGCGCTGGTATATCGGCGGCATTCTGACTCACGCTCCGGCGCTGCTGGCGATCTGTGCGCCGACGACGAACTCCTACCGCCGCCTGGTGCCAGGGTTTGAAGCGCCGATCAACCTGGTCTACTCCCAGCGCAACCGGTCGGCGGCGGTTCGCATTCCGACCTACTCGGACTCGCCGAAGGCGCGACGTATTGAGTTCCGCGCGCCCGATCCGACCTGCAACCCATACCTGGCGTTCGCTGCCATGCTCATGGCGGGCATCGACGGGATTAAGAAGCGGATCGAGCCGCCGCCGCCGCTTGATGTCGATATCTACGAACTCTCTGCGGAAGAGAAAGCGCATATTCGTGGCACCCCCGGCTCGCTGGCGGAGTCGCTCGATGCGCTCGAAGCCGACCATGCCTTCCTGCTCGAAGGCGGCGTCTTCACGTCGGATGTGATCGAAACCTATCTGGATTATAAGCGCTCGCGCGAGTTGATTCAGGTGGCGATCCGACCACATCCCTACGAGTTCTTCATGTACTTCGACGCATAG
- a CDS encoding ammonium transporter, producing the protein MVRRRTKLMLGIGALAGLLIGTTGTSFAQEIDPAIAEMGVVTDTMWLLVAAFLVFFMQAGFALVEAGSTQSKNMINIMFKNLMDFCVAALAFWMVGWGIAYGASVGGFFGSDQFFLGDVREAGSVPTLAVWLFQVVFAGTAATIVSGAMAERTKFSAYLIYSVVISVLIYPVVVHWVWSGAGWLNDYDPTTTGDWGFTDFAGSTVVHSVGGWAALMGAWLLGPRMGRYGPDGKPREIPGHSAALAGLGVFILWLGWYGFNPGSQLAFKSQGDADAIALVAVTTTLAAAAGAVGAMIASWLKSGKPELGATLNGVLSGLVAITAGCAYMRPLDAVIVGLVAGPLYVISMKWMESLKIDDPVGAVPVHLVNGVWGTLAVGLFATIEGNTGTVGLFAGGGPQLLIAQIVGVLAIGAWCALTSFLLFFILKRTIGLRVSPEEEELGLDIGEHGTVAYPDIHKMPEPETVRAITGKPLSSAAE; encoded by the coding sequence ATGGTCAGGCGACGAACAAAACTCATGCTCGGCATTGGCGCGCTTGCCGGTCTGTTGATCGGCACAACCGGCACCTCCTTTGCCCAGGAGATCGACCCCGCGATTGCGGAAATGGGCGTGGTCACCGACACTATGTGGCTGCTTGTTGCGGCGTTCCTGGTGTTCTTCATGCAGGCGGGCTTCGCGCTTGTCGAGGCGGGTTCCACCCAGTCCAAGAACATGATCAACATCATGTTCAAGAACTTGATGGACTTCTGCGTGGCTGCACTGGCGTTCTGGATGGTTGGCTGGGGGATCGCATATGGCGCCAGCGTTGGCGGTTTCTTTGGATCTGATCAGTTCTTCCTGGGCGATGTGCGCGAGGCAGGGAGTGTGCCGACGCTCGCGGTCTGGCTGTTCCAGGTGGTGTTCGCCGGTACTGCGGCGACGATCGTCTCCGGTGCGATGGCGGAACGCACGAAGTTCAGCGCCTATCTGATCTACAGCGTGGTTATCTCGGTGCTTATCTACCCGGTGGTGGTGCACTGGGTATGGAGCGGCGCCGGCTGGCTCAACGATTACGATCCGACAACCACAGGCGATTGGGGCTTTACCGATTTCGCCGGTTCGACCGTCGTTCATAGCGTCGGCGGTTGGGCGGCGTTAATGGGCGCCTGGCTTCTTGGTCCGCGCATGGGGCGCTATGGTCCCGATGGCAAACCGCGTGAGATTCCCGGTCATAGCGCGGCGCTTGCCGGTCTCGGCGTCTTCATCCTCTGGCTTGGTTGGTATGGTTTCAACCCCGGCAGCCAGCTGGCGTTCAAGTCGCAGGGCGATGCAGACGCGATTGCGCTGGTCGCGGTTACGACGACACTGGCGGCGGCAGCCGGCGCTGTGGGCGCAATGATTGCCAGTTGGCTCAAGAGCGGCAAGCCGGAACTCGGCGCGACGCTCAACGGTGTGCTCTCCGGTCTGGTGGCGATTACGGCAGGTTGTGCCTACATGCGCCCGCTCGATGCGGTCATCGTTGGGCTGGTCGCCGGTCCGCTCTATGTGATCTCAATGAAGTGGATGGAATCACTCAAGATCGATGATCCGGTCGGCGCGGTGCCGGTCCACCTGGTGAATGGCGTCTGGGGCACGCTGGCGGTCGGTCTGTTCGCAACGATTGAAGGCAACACCGGCACGGTCGGCTTGTTTGCCGGCGGCGGTCCGCAACTGTTGATCGCTCAGATCGTCGGTGTGCTGGCAATCGGCGCATGGTGTGCGTTGACGAGTTTCCTGCTCTTCTTTATCCTCAAGCGCACGATTGGGCTGCGTGTGTCGCCCGAAGAGGAGGAACTCGGTCTCGACATCGGCGAGCACGGGACGGTCGCTTACCCGGATATTCATAAGATGCCTGAGCCGGAGACGGTGCGCGCGATCACTGGCAAGCCGCTCTCCAGTGCGGCTGAGTGA
- a CDS encoding ABC transporter ATP-binding protein produces MPLLELKNVHTYYGNIHALKGISLVVEEGEIVTLIGSNGAGKSTTLRTISGLLKPRQGEILFKGERIDHLPPHKIVEMGVIQAPEGRRIFPRLTVRENLEIGAFLRKDKAEIARDMERVFQLFPRLYERLNQRGGTLSGGEQQMLAIGRALMGRPRVLLLDEPSMGLAPVLVEQIFSIIGDINAQGTTILLVEQNALMALAIAHRGYVLQTGEIVLADTAHALRENKLVQHAYLGVG; encoded by the coding sequence ATGCCACTTCTCGAACTCAAAAACGTCCATACGTACTACGGCAATATCCATGCGCTTAAGGGTATCTCCCTCGTTGTGGAAGAGGGTGAGATCGTGACGCTGATCGGCTCGAATGGGGCCGGCAAGAGCACGACGCTGCGCACGATCTCAGGTCTATTGAAACCCAGGCAAGGCGAGATCCTCTTCAAGGGCGAACGGATTGATCACCTGCCGCCGCACAAGATTGTCGAGATGGGAGTCATTCAGGCGCCGGAAGGGCGCCGCATCTTTCCACGCCTGACGGTGCGCGAGAACCTGGAGATCGGCGCCTTTCTCCGCAAGGATAAAGCCGAGATCGCCAGGGATATGGAACGAGTGTTCCAACTCTTTCCGCGTTTGTACGAGCGCCTCAACCAGCGCGGCGGTACGCTCTCTGGCGGTGAACAGCAGATGTTGGCAATCGGGCGGGCATTGATGGGCCGTCCGCGTGTGCTCCTCCTCGACGAACCGTCGATGGGTCTCGCGCCGGTGCTGGTCGAGCAGATCTTCAGCATCATCGGCGACATCAATGCCCAGGGCACGACGATCCTGCTCGTCGAGCAGAATGCGCTGATGGCGCTGGCAATCGCTCATCGCGGCTATGTGCTCCAGACCGGGGAGATTGTGCTGGCAGACACTGCCCATGCGCTACGTGAAAATAAACTCGTCCAGCACGCCTATCTTGGCGTCGGGTAA